One part of the Bdellovibrionota bacterium genome encodes these proteins:
- a CDS encoding CbiX/SirB N-terminal domain-containing protein encodes MSSAPSNSAVILLAHGTREPDASRPVHQYAEELSKASGLRVEPCLREFIEPSVSTVVGKLAHEGVRTVYIVPFFLFNSGHVTRDIQKDLAAEKEKYPNMVFKVGEPLGFDPDLVSILKKKLGQIIRS; translated from the coding sequence ATGAGTTCCGCTCCATCCAATTCCGCGGTGATTCTGTTGGCCCACGGTACACGCGAGCCCGACGCCTCCCGTCCGGTGCACCAATATGCGGAGGAGCTCTCCAAAGCGAGCGGCCTGCGCGTGGAACCCTGCCTTCGCGAGTTCATCGAGCCGAGTGTTTCCACGGTCGTCGGAAAACTCGCCCACGAGGGCGTCCGGACCGTCTATATCGTTCCGTTTTTTCTCTTCAACAGCGGGCATGTCACCCGCGACATTCAGAAGGACTTGGCGGCCGAGAAGGAAAAATACCCGAATATGGTTTTCAAAGTGGGCGAACCTCTTGGATTTGATCCGGACCTCGTATCGATCCTCAAAAAGAAGTTGGGACAGATTATTCGTAGCTAG
- a CDS encoding undecaprenyl-diphosphate phosphatase, protein MSEFQAIVLGILQGLTEFIPVSSSGHLAVAQNLFGLQSVPLLYDVLLHFATLLATLVVLRSQVLGLARALFRLPKFARNWFQKGHLAIGDDPEAWTLLLIFVTTVITGSVGVAFHDTFEKAFSTPPVIAAAFSATGFLLFASRNFVRGKGKSAVLATVKDALWIGLAQAFAILPGLSRSGTTLTAALFLGFDRKFAGEYSFLISLPVIAGAALLEIRKGGLDSLNVTWPSAAVGFLASFGLGVLTLRLLLGWIRSGKLTPCAYYCWFAALFTLFLIFRG, encoded by the coding sequence ATGAGCGAGTTCCAGGCCATCGTTCTGGGAATCCTTCAAGGATTGACGGAATTCATCCCGGTCTCGAGTTCCGGGCACTTGGCGGTGGCACAGAACCTCTTCGGACTTCAGAGCGTACCGCTCCTGTACGATGTCCTTCTCCATTTCGCGACACTTCTTGCCACCTTGGTCGTACTGAGATCCCAGGTATTGGGCCTCGCAAGGGCACTTTTTCGCCTTCCCAAATTCGCTCGGAATTGGTTCCAAAAAGGGCATCTGGCGATCGGCGACGATCCCGAAGCCTGGACGCTTCTCCTCATCTTCGTCACCACCGTTATTACGGGGAGCGTCGGCGTCGCATTTCACGACACGTTCGAGAAGGCCTTTTCCACGCCGCCGGTGATCGCCGCCGCATTTTCAGCTACCGGATTTCTTCTTTTTGCTTCACGCAATTTCGTTCGCGGGAAAGGGAAATCCGCCGTTCTCGCCACGGTGAAAGATGCTCTATGGATCGGCCTGGCTCAGGCGTTTGCCATTCTGCCCGGCCTCTCGCGTTCGGGAACAACCCTTACGGCCGCTCTCTTCCTAGGATTCGATCGTAAATTCGCCGGAGAATATTCTTTCTTGATTTCATTGCCGGTCATCGCCGGCGCAGCCCTCTTGGAAATCAGAAAAGGCGGGCTGGATAGCCTGAACGTAACGTGGCCGTCCGCCGCAGTCGGTTTTTTGGCCTCTTTTGGCCTGGGCGTCCTCACGCTTCGTCTGCTATTGGGCTGGATACGGTCGGGAAAACTGACTCCTTGCGCTTACTATTGCTGGTTCGCCGCGCTGTTCACGCTCTTTCTCATCTTCCGCGGCTAA
- the rplC gene encoding 50S ribosomal protein L3, with protein MSLGLLGRKIGMTQINSEEGQRLAVTAVEVGPCLIMQKKTVEKDGYAALKLAFGSRKPKKTPKALKTTFDKLKSTPRRYIREFRIASEELGKFEEGKEIQLQDLFAVGQMIDVAGTTKGRGFTGVVKKWGMKGNRRTHGTHEFFRHGGSIGTRTWPGNVHKGKKMGGHYGTDRVTIKNLRVYQVLADRNVLLVQGALPGAGNGLLEIHPATHGKK; from the coding sequence ATGTCGCTTGGATTATTGGGCCGCAAGATCGGCATGACACAGATTAACAGCGAGGAGGGGCAACGCCTGGCCGTGACGGCCGTCGAAGTGGGTCCCTGTCTCATCATGCAGAAAAAGACTGTCGAAAAGGACGGTTACGCGGCATTAAAGCTGGCGTTTGGAAGCCGAAAGCCGAAGAAAACCCCCAAGGCGCTCAAGACGACTTTCGATAAGCTCAAATCCACTCCCCGCAGGTACATTCGCGAATTTCGGATCGCTTCCGAGGAGTTGGGGAAGTTCGAAGAGGGGAAGGAGATTCAGCTCCAGGATCTCTTCGCGGTGGGACAGATGATCGATGTGGCGGGCACGACCAAAGGGCGCGGCTTTACCGGTGTCGTAAAAAAGTGGGGAATGAAGGGGAACCGGCGAACGCACGGCACGCACGAATTTTTTCGCCACGGGGGTTCCATCGGAACGCGTACGTGGCCCGGCAACGTTCACAAGGGCAAGAAAATGGGCGGTCACTACGGCACCGACCGCGTGACGATCAAGAATCTGCGGGTTTACCAAGTTTTGGCCGATAGAAACGTTCTCTTGGTTCAGGGCGCGCTACCGGGAGCCGGCAACGGCCTTCTCGAAATCCATCCGGCGACGCACGGAAAAAAATAA
- the folK gene encoding 2-amino-4-hydroxy-6-hydroxymethyldihydropteridine diphosphokinase: MPIVYIGLGSNLGDREGQVLRAVHEMRSFSRVKKISTLRESEPMGMADQPKFVNAVVEIDTDFNPQEVMVELLRIEAEMGRTREGPKGGPREIDLDLVAYENEVVEKEDLQVPHARMHERRFVLEPLIELNPSWVHPKLQASAVQLLSKLPPDRD, from the coding sequence ATGCCGATCGTCTATATAGGGTTGGGAAGTAATCTCGGGGACCGCGAGGGACAAGTTCTTCGCGCCGTCCACGAAATGCGGTCGTTCTCCCGCGTGAAAAAGATTTCGACGCTTCGGGAGAGTGAGCCCATGGGCATGGCCGACCAGCCCAAGTTCGTCAATGCCGTCGTGGAAATCGACACCGATTTTAATCCTCAGGAGGTCATGGTCGAACTCCTTCGGATCGAGGCTGAAATGGGGCGGACGCGTGAAGGCCCGAAAGGGGGGCCAAGGGAAATCGACCTCGATCTAGTGGCCTACGAAAATGAGGTCGTGGAGAAGGAGGATTTGCAGGTTCCGCACGCCCGAATGCACGAACGGCGGTTTGTCCTGGAGCCGTTGATCGAGTTGAATCCAAGTTGGGTCCATCCGAAGTTACAAGCCTCGGCCGTCCAGCTTTTGAGCAAGCTTCCCCCGGATCGGGATTAA
- the orn gene encoding oligoribonuclease: MAEERRLTKLFWIDMEMTGLDEKTCKILEVAVVITDLDLQTLEEFHSVVKQPQAVLDGMDDWCKKTHGKSGLTAEVSSGRSLADVEAGLVNLGKKHFGKENIVLCGNSVGQDRRFIDAYMATFAKMLHYRLIDVSSFKEIFRSKYGISMDKKDMHRARADILESIAELKHYLSFVKTNVS; the protein is encoded by the coding sequence GTGGCGGAAGAAAGACGGCTGACGAAACTGTTCTGGATCGACATGGAAATGACCGGTCTGGACGAGAAGACCTGCAAAATTCTGGAAGTGGCCGTCGTGATCACCGACCTTGACCTCCAAACCCTCGAGGAGTTTCACAGCGTCGTGAAGCAACCCCAGGCCGTCCTGGACGGCATGGACGACTGGTGCAAGAAAACCCACGGCAAGAGCGGCCTGACGGCCGAGGTTTCCAGCGGCCGATCCCTCGCCGATGTGGAGGCCGGTCTGGTGAACCTAGGAAAGAAGCACTTTGGAAAAGAGAACATCGTCCTCTGCGGAAATTCCGTAGGACAGGACCGCCGGTTTATCGACGCCTACATGGCCACTTTCGCGAAGATGCTGCACTATCGACTGATCGATGTTTCATCCTTTAAGGAAATTTTTCGCAGCAAGTACGGCATCAGCATGGACAAGAAGGACATGCACCGCGCCCGCGCCGATATCCTGGAATCGATCGCCGAGCTCAAACACTATCTTTCATTTGTAAAGACGAACGTTTCTTAA
- the hemQ gene encoding hydrogen peroxide-dependent heme synthase: MSQLQKLVVPETLEGWAVLHEFFRVRWDSWRRRSASEQEETLSEASEFLKNIGKPKAGESVSFSLLGHKGDLLLLHFRKTFEELNDVELQFRQLRLFNDLEETTSYVSVVELGLYEMSVKLHGELSAEGLKPDSDEWKSRWRTSMEVQAERMKGRLFTAIPSQKYVCFYPMNKRRGEHYNWYELPIEPRQEMMRDHGMIGRKYAGEVTQVISGSTGLDDWEWGVDLFAENPIVFKKLIYEMRFDEASSKYAEFGPFYIGIRFQPERLKALFSGRTPA, from the coding sequence GTGTCGCAATTGCAGAAACTCGTGGTTCCCGAAACGCTTGAAGGGTGGGCGGTTCTTCATGAGTTTTTTCGCGTCCGCTGGGATTCCTGGAGACGTCGATCCGCTTCCGAGCAGGAGGAAACGCTCTCCGAAGCGTCCGAATTCTTAAAAAATATCGGTAAACCGAAAGCCGGGGAGAGTGTTTCGTTCAGTCTTCTCGGCCACAAAGGGGACCTTCTACTGCTCCATTTTCGAAAGACGTTCGAGGAACTCAATGACGTGGAGCTCCAGTTTCGCCAGTTGCGTTTATTCAACGATTTGGAAGAAACGACATCCTACGTTTCCGTCGTGGAGCTCGGTTTGTACGAGATGTCCGTCAAACTCCACGGCGAATTGTCCGCGGAAGGGCTCAAGCCCGATAGTGACGAATGGAAATCCCGCTGGCGCACGAGCATGGAGGTGCAGGCGGAGCGGATGAAGGGTCGTCTTTTCACGGCGATCCCCTCGCAAAAGTACGTCTGTTTCTATCCGATGAACAAACGGCGGGGAGAGCATTACAACTGGTACGAGCTGCCGATCGAGCCCCGCCAGGAAATGATGCGCGACCATGGCATGATCGGGCGCAAATATGCCGGAGAAGTCACACAGGTGATTTCGGGAAGCACCGGATTGGACGATTGGGAATGGGGGGTCGATCTGTTCGCCGAAAATCCGATCGTGTTCAAGAAACTGATCTACGAGATGCGTTTCGATGAAGCGAGCTCCAAATATGCCGAATTCGGGCCCTTTTACATCGGAATCCGGTTTCAACCGGAGCGTCTGAAGGCTCTTTTTTCGGGGAGAACGCCCGCATGA